One Lysinibacillus sp. OF-1 DNA segment encodes these proteins:
- a CDS encoding response regulator transcription factor produces the protein MTNRILIIEDEENIARVLQLELQFEGFEAEMAHTGTDGLLRYREQPWDLILLDVMLPEMSGIDVLKRIRATESQTPVIMLTAKSEVEDKVKGLDLGANDYVTKPFEIEELLARIRNALRFSQKASPKQVALAFGHLSINEQTREVVYFNKDIQLTPREYDLLFYLLKHPKQVLTREQLLEAVWGYDYYGDTNVVDVYIRYVRQKLEAANATPIIQTVRGVGYVLKEHRDET, from the coding sequence ATGACCAATCGAATTTTAATTATAGAAGATGAAGAAAATATTGCGAGAGTGCTACAGCTTGAGCTTCAATTTGAAGGCTTTGAGGCGGAAATGGCTCATACAGGGACAGATGGTTTGCTTCGTTACCGTGAACAGCCATGGGATTTGATCCTACTTGATGTCATGCTGCCTGAGATGAGTGGCATTGATGTGCTAAAGCGGATTCGTGCAACGGAATCCCAGACACCTGTTATTATGCTTACTGCCAAAAGTGAGGTGGAGGATAAAGTAAAAGGATTGGATTTAGGAGCCAATGATTATGTGACAAAGCCGTTTGAAATTGAAGAATTGCTGGCGCGTATTCGCAATGCTTTACGATTTTCACAAAAGGCTAGTCCAAAACAAGTTGCCCTTGCATTTGGACACTTATCGATAAACGAGCAAACAAGAGAGGTCGTATATTTTAATAAAGATATTCAACTGACACCTCGTGAATATGATTTATTGTTCTATTTACTAAAGCATCCTAAACAAGTACTGACTAGGGAACAGCTACTAGAGGCTGTATGGGGCTATGACTATTATGGGGATACAAATGTTGTGGATGTCTATATTCGCTATGTACGACAAAAGCTTGAAGCTGCTAATGCAACGCCTATTATCCAAACAGTTCGTGGAGTTGGCTATGTGTTGAAGGAACATCGTGATGAGACTTAA
- a CDS encoding APC family permease: MKSSFKRYVIGKPLRSDELGEQKLSKAKALAILSSDALSSVAYGPEQILIVLMTVGTLALWYSLPIAAGVVVLLVALILSYRQVIFAYPHGGGAYVVSRENLGVNAGLVAGGSLLVDYILTVAVSVSAGTDAITSAFPSLHPYNVPIAIVFVIFLTILNLRGVTESASILAYPVYLFVGVMLLLIGIGLYQVVTGQVPAELHPKVGTPVAGISLFILLKAFASGSSALTGVEAISNAIPNFRNPAPNNAAKTLLAMGAILAVLFIGIVSLAYFYGIAPTAEATVVSQLAEASVGRNFLYYIVQGTTAMILVLAANTGYSAFPLLAVNLSKDGFIPRIFQIRGDRLGYSNGIMMLGVAAIVLIILFDGATEHLIPLYAVGVFIPFTLAQTGMMRKWWREKPKGWVAKFSINTIGAAISFIVAMMFFVTKMPQVWPVFVFLPIIIFVFHRIKHHYQAVGEQLRLNQEELTTIEGNVFIVPVAGITKVVENSLHYAKSLKVDKVIAFYVAFDQAEAKAFEEKWNAWQPDVRLVTYYSPYRSITQPLMKFIDKVEHHCTKTNHKVTVVIPQFLPKKGWHHMLHNQSSLLIRTTLLFHRNVVIMTVPFHLSK; the protein is encoded by the coding sequence ATGAAATCCTCATTCAAACGTTATGTAATCGGCAAACCATTAAGATCCGATGAGTTAGGGGAACAAAAGCTTAGTAAAGCAAAGGCATTGGCAATCTTATCGTCCGATGCTTTATCTTCAGTAGCCTATGGACCAGAACAAATTTTAATTGTTCTTATGACAGTGGGCACACTTGCCCTTTGGTATTCTTTACCGATTGCCGCTGGAGTGGTCGTTCTGCTTGTGGCACTGATTTTATCTTATCGTCAGGTTATTTTTGCTTATCCACATGGTGGTGGCGCTTATGTAGTATCGCGAGAAAATTTAGGAGTGAATGCAGGTCTTGTAGCTGGAGGCTCTTTGCTTGTTGATTATATTTTAACAGTAGCAGTTAGTGTTTCAGCAGGTACAGATGCTATTACATCGGCATTTCCAAGCCTTCATCCATACAATGTACCCATTGCTATTGTTTTTGTGATTTTCTTAACAATTTTAAACCTACGAGGTGTAACAGAGTCAGCCTCTATCTTGGCATACCCAGTCTATCTATTTGTAGGCGTTATGCTCTTGTTAATTGGGATTGGGCTCTATCAGGTTGTAACTGGTCAGGTGCCAGCAGAGCTGCATCCAAAGGTTGGTACACCAGTGGCAGGGATTAGCTTATTTATTTTATTAAAGGCATTTGCCTCAGGTAGCTCAGCGTTAACCGGGGTAGAAGCTATTTCTAACGCCATACCTAATTTTAGAAATCCTGCTCCTAATAATGCAGCAAAAACACTTTTAGCGATGGGCGCCATTTTAGCTGTTTTATTTATTGGTATTGTAAGTTTAGCTTATTTTTATGGGATTGCCCCAACAGCAGAAGCAACAGTAGTTTCCCAACTAGCAGAAGCTAGTGTTGGTCGGAATTTCCTTTATTATATTGTACAGGGGACTACGGCAATGATTTTAGTACTTGCCGCAAACACAGGGTATTCAGCCTTTCCATTGCTTGCTGTGAATTTATCGAAGGATGGTTTTATCCCAAGAATATTCCAAATTCGTGGAGATCGTCTTGGTTATTCAAATGGCATCATGATGCTAGGTGTTGCGGCCATTGTCTTAATTATTCTTTTTGATGGAGCCACAGAGCATTTAATTCCGCTATATGCAGTTGGGGTATTTATTCCGTTTACATTAGCGCAAACGGGAATGATGCGAAAATGGTGGCGCGAAAAACCTAAAGGTTGGGTAGCAAAATTTTCTATCAATACAATTGGAGCAGCGATCTCTTTCATTGTAGCTATGATGTTCTTTGTGACAAAAATGCCCCAAGTATGGCCAGTGTTCGTCTTTTTACCAATCATTATTTTTGTATTTCATCGGATTAAGCACCATTATCAAGCCGTTGGAGAACAATTGAGATTGAATCAGGAGGAGCTGACTACTATTGAGGGAAATGTGTTCATTGTGCCAGTCGCTGGTATAACAAAGGTAGTTGAAAACTCTCTTCATTATGCTAAATCACTTAAGGTGGATAAAGTGATCGCCTTTTATGTAGCTTTCGATCAAGCAGAAGCAAAAGCTTTTGAAGAGAAGTGGAACGCATGGCAACCTGATGTACGGTTAGTGACTTACTATTCACCATATCGTAGCATTACACAGCCATTGATGAAATTTATTGATAAAGTAGAGCACCATTGTACTAAAACAAATCATAAAGTGACGGTTGTGATTCCTCAATTTCTACCGAAAAAAGGGTGGCATCATATGCTACACAACCAATCGAGTCTACTCATTCGTACGACACTGTTATTTCACAGAAATGTCGTCATTATGACAGTCCCTTTTCATTTATCAAAATAA
- a CDS encoding xanthine phosphoribosyltransferase: MKLLQDKIMQEGKVLSSSVLKVDSFLNHQIDPILMKEIGHEFANRFSDQVITKILTIESSGIAPSVMLGLEIGAPVVFARKRKSLTLSDNLYSSKVHSFTKNETNEISVSRNFLNEDDNILIVDDFLANGEAVKGLLDIAAQAGAHVVGVGIVIEKGFQDGGKLLREQGVRVESLAIVDSLEDGNVTFATEARS, encoded by the coding sequence ATGAAGTTATTACAAGACAAAATTATGCAAGAGGGTAAAGTATTATCTTCATCCGTATTAAAAGTTGATTCATTTTTAAACCATCAAATTGATCCAATATTAATGAAGGAAATTGGGCATGAATTCGCAAACCGTTTCTCTGATCAAGTGATTACAAAGATTTTAACAATAGAATCTTCAGGTATTGCACCATCTGTTATGTTAGGGTTAGAAATTGGCGCGCCTGTCGTGTTTGCTCGTAAACGCAAATCGTTAACACTTTCAGATAACCTTTATTCATCAAAGGTACATTCGTTTACAAAAAATGAAACAAATGAGATCTCTGTATCACGTAATTTCTTAAATGAGGACGATAATATTTTAATTGTTGATGATTTCTTAGCAAATGGTGAAGCTGTCAAAGGCTTACTAGATATTGCTGCACAAGCTGGTGCGCATGTTGTGGGTGTGGGCATCGTTATTGAAAAGGGCTTCCAAGATGGTGGAAAATTATTGCGTGAGCAGGGAGTTCGCGTTGAGTCATTAGCGATTGTAGACTCTCTTGAAGATGGCAATGTAACATTTGCTACGGAGGCTCGCTCGTAA
- a CDS encoding Nramp family divalent metal transporter has product MVYKRVTKSSAEAVLDGDIKGWRRFLPFLGPAFIAAVAYIDPGNFATNITAGSQYGYLLLWVIAFSNLMAVLIQSLSAKLGIATGKNLPEVAREHFSKKTSIFLWIQAELVIIATDLAEFIGAALGLYLLFNIPMLPAALITAVGSFAILELQRRGFRAFEAGISGMVLIVVLAFAFQTFLAQPEWGDVAIGMFTPQFEGVDSLLLATGILGATVMPHAIYLHSSLTQNRIVGRNENEKKRIFRFEFIDIIIAMIIAGAINMSMLIIAAAVFHTQGVVVEDLDVAYNGLKDALGPMAAISFGLGLLIAGLASSSVGTLAGDVVMQGFIQRKIPLYLRRAITMVPPLVIIASGVNATYALVLSQVVLSFGIAFALVPLVMFTSKRNIMGSLVNHRITTFLGWFVVIIVVTLNIYLLWETIFG; this is encoded by the coding sequence ATGGTTTACAAACGAGTCACAAAATCGTCTGCCGAGGCGGTTTTAGATGGAGATATAAAAGGTTGGCGACGCTTTTTACCATTTTTAGGACCTGCATTTATTGCAGCCGTCGCCTATATCGATCCTGGTAATTTTGCTACAAATATTACAGCAGGCTCTCAATATGGCTACCTGCTACTTTGGGTTATAGCCTTTTCTAATTTAATGGCCGTGTTAATTCAATCCTTATCTGCCAAGCTTGGAATTGCGACAGGTAAAAACTTGCCTGAAGTAGCACGCGAGCATTTTTCTAAAAAAACATCCATCTTTTTATGGATACAGGCTGAATTGGTCATCATTGCTACAGATCTCGCTGAATTTATTGGTGCAGCATTAGGGCTTTACTTGCTCTTCAATATCCCTATGCTGCCCGCAGCATTAATTACGGCAGTTGGTTCATTTGCTATTTTAGAACTTCAAAGAAGAGGATTTAGAGCCTTTGAAGCCGGTATTTCGGGCATGGTGTTAATTGTTGTCTTAGCATTTGCCTTCCAAACATTTTTAGCACAGCCAGAATGGGGCGATGTAGCGATTGGCATGTTCACGCCACAGTTTGAAGGTGTAGATTCACTATTATTAGCAACAGGTATTTTAGGAGCAACTGTCATGCCTCATGCTATTTACTTACATTCATCGTTAACGCAAAATCGTATTGTTGGTCGGAATGAAAATGAAAAAAAACGTATTTTCCGTTTTGAATTTATCGATATTATCATCGCTATGATTATTGCCGGAGCGATTAATATGAGCATGCTGATCATTGCTGCAGCAGTCTTCCACACACAAGGCGTGGTTGTAGAAGATTTAGATGTTGCCTACAATGGCTTAAAAGATGCGCTCGGCCCCATGGCTGCTATTTCATTTGGTCTTGGTTTACTTATTGCCGGGCTAGCTAGCTCCTCTGTCGGGACGTTAGCAGGTGATGTAGTCATGCAAGGATTCATTCAAAGAAAAATACCACTTTATTTACGTAGAGCGATTACTATGGTGCCGCCTCTAGTCATTATTGCTTCAGGCGTGAATGCAACCTATGCGCTCGTTCTAAGTCAGGTTGTTTTATCTTTCGGTATTGCATTTGCTCTTGTCCCTCTTGTTATGTTTACAAGCAAACGAAACATCATGGGCAGTTTAGTCAATCACCGTATTACAACGTTTTTAGGTTGGTTTGTTGTTATTATCGTTGTGACATTGAATATTTACTTACTGTGGGAAACAATATTTGGATAA
- a CDS encoding PepSY domain-containing protein: protein MKKIIMIPALVVTLGVGAAIGSTTLLSGNAQENKVLTMQQIEKKALAIVDGTVADIEFDQNQFRSIYEVEVHTETAEYDLKFDAYTGKLLKQKKERRDDDDWDNHVSANTPTEKIITKEQAIETALTKAKGTVTKIKLDDGLYEIELKDGQYEYEVDVDAMTGNIVDFEQDIED, encoded by the coding sequence ATGAAAAAAATAATTATGATTCCAGCATTGGTAGTTACTCTTGGGGTTGGAGCAGCAATTGGCTCGACAACTTTATTATCAGGAAATGCGCAAGAAAATAAGGTATTAACAATGCAGCAGATTGAGAAGAAAGCATTAGCAATAGTTGATGGGACTGTTGCGGATATCGAATTTGATCAAAATCAATTCCGCTCTATTTACGAAGTAGAGGTGCATACCGAGACAGCGGAATATGATTTAAAATTTGATGCTTATACGGGAAAATTACTGAAGCAGAAAAAAGAGCGTCGAGATGACGATGATTGGGATAATCACGTTTCTGCTAACACGCCAACAGAGAAAATTATTACAAAAGAACAGGCTATCGAAACAGCCTTAACGAAAGCAAAAGGTACCGTGACAAAAATTAAGCTGGATGATGGCTTATATGAAATAGAATTGAAAGATGGTCAGTATGAATATGAAGTAGATGTGGATGCAATGACAGGGAACATTGTTGATTTTGAACAAGATATAGAAGACTAA
- a CDS encoding sensor histidine kinase, giving the protein MRLKTKIHLLTTLLMLVILVATNSGIYLLYEKSAYDTEYHQLQTRANDLSSTFSQLNAQTNLQQVLRAYMPTDGAVYIYDGERLKTKVQATLDMPEGPSITYTMPAIWIDGTVVDITLQQSMEEVERTLSLLKVILIIVSVIATIPIFLASLVLGRLILLPLERLNETMRKSASTGKYEKMDIPVKGGDELTNINRTFNMMMEKLEQHYRKQEEFVSNASHELKTPITVIESYAKLLLRRGFDNREVAQESLLAIANESSRMHEMVLQLLELAKNNEHLDIHFEQLELAPFLNKVASQMQHAYHRAFIVDVKKPSFVYSDEKILKQLLFILLDNARKYSEEEVHILATETANHVCITIQDFGIGIPAEHIPHLFERFYRVTGDRNRKTGGSGLGLAIAHGLAEQLGIMMDVKSTIGEGSSFTLCIPKEGQQ; this is encoded by the coding sequence ATGAGACTTAAAACAAAAATTCATCTACTTACAACATTGCTGATGCTAGTAATATTAGTGGCCACAAACAGTGGAATTTATTTATTGTATGAGAAATCTGCCTATGATACGGAATATCATCAGCTTCAAACACGTGCCAATGATTTAAGCTCCACATTCAGTCAGTTAAATGCTCAAACTAACCTACAGCAAGTATTAAGAGCCTATATGCCGACAGATGGTGCCGTCTACATTTATGATGGAGAGCGTTTAAAAACAAAGGTTCAGGCTACCCTTGACATGCCAGAAGGCCCTTCCATTACCTATACAATGCCTGCTATTTGGATAGACGGAACGGTTGTGGATATCACATTACAGCAATCCATGGAAGAAGTAGAACGGACATTAAGTTTGCTAAAGGTTATATTGATTATTGTATCTGTTATTGCAACGATTCCTATTTTCTTAGCAAGCCTAGTACTTGGGCGACTTATTTTATTACCGCTAGAACGTTTAAATGAGACTATGCGAAAAAGTGCATCGACAGGAAAATATGAAAAAATGGATATACCAGTAAAAGGTGGGGATGAGTTAACAAACATTAACCGTACTTTTAATATGATGATGGAAAAGCTTGAACAGCATTATCGAAAGCAAGAAGAATTTGTATCGAATGCTTCCCATGAATTGAAGACACCCATTACGGTTATTGAAAGCTATGCAAAATTACTGCTCAGAAGAGGTTTTGACAATCGGGAAGTTGCACAGGAATCATTACTAGCTATTGCCAATGAATCATCACGCATGCATGAAATGGTGCTGCAATTGCTAGAACTAGCTAAAAATAATGAGCATCTGGACATTCATTTTGAACAGCTAGAGCTCGCGCCGTTCTTGAATAAAGTGGCTTCCCAAATGCAGCATGCGTATCATCGAGCATTTATAGTTGATGTGAAGAAGCCAAGTTTTGTTTATAGTGATGAAAAAATATTAAAGCAACTACTCTTTATTTTGCTGGATAACGCTAGGAAATATAGTGAGGAGGAAGTGCATATTCTCGCAACAGAAACAGCTAATCATGTATGCATTACCATCCAAGATTTTGGTATTGGTATTCCAGCGGAGCATATTCCACATTTGTTTGAGCGATTTTATCGTGTAACAGGAGATCGTAACCGTAAGACAGGTGGTTCTGGGCTAGGACTTGCCATAGCGCATGGGCTTGCAGAACAATTGGGGATAATGATGGATGTAAAAAGTACAATTGGAGAAGGGTCAAGCTTTACCTTATGTATACCAAAGGAGGGACAACAATGA
- a CDS encoding PepSY domain-containing protein, translating into MRKWLLIIVVIVLLGSGTFWFIQTRYFQVEPLSEAEAIRHVETIYKGHVTQVKKQGKTYEMLFTRDHIKYGAVLDATTQQVTDLKIKEGQSKLLLTEKQIRQMVKQEYGDVESVMLTDSIYTVRVEKDSKQKDITLDGYSGEVLSEKMVEPQEQSVEGPIITEQQAVQIALEQLKGEVDSVDFEETSEGGYYLVEIETQDDEATFQIHAVSGKVLSVTWDDEQ; encoded by the coding sequence ATGAGAAAGTGGCTGTTGATAATTGTTGTGATTGTCCTTCTCGGTAGCGGAACGTTTTGGTTTATTCAAACGCGTTATTTTCAAGTCGAGCCTCTTAGCGAAGCGGAGGCCATTCGCCATGTTGAAACAATCTATAAAGGTCATGTTACTCAGGTGAAGAAACAAGGAAAAACCTATGAAATGCTCTTTACGCGAGATCATATCAAGTATGGAGCTGTGCTCGATGCTACGACACAACAGGTGACTGATTTAAAAATAAAAGAAGGACAAAGTAAATTACTGTTAACAGAAAAGCAAATCAGGCAGATGGTTAAACAGGAATATGGAGATGTAGAAAGTGTTATGTTAACAGATTCCATTTATACAGTGCGAGTTGAAAAAGATAGCAAGCAAAAAGATATCACACTTGATGGCTATTCCGGTGAAGTATTATCGGAGAAAATGGTGGAGCCACAAGAACAATCTGTAGAAGGGCCTATTATTACTGAGCAGCAAGCCGTTCAAATAGCACTGGAGCAATTGAAGGGAGAGGTGGATTCAGTCGATTTTGAAGAAACCTCAGAGGGTGGTTACTATTTAGTTGAAATTGAAACACAGGATGACGAAGCCACTTTTCAAATTCATGCCGTTTCAGGAAAAGTTCTGTCTGTTACATGGGATGACGAACAATAA
- a CDS encoding nucleobase:cation symporter-2 family protein: MNTFKSTALAIQHLLAMYAGAILVPLIIGGAIGFDSTQMTYLVAIDIMMCGIATLLQVYSGKFIGIGLPVVLGCTFTAVSPIIAIGTNPEQGITDIYGSIIASGVIVMIIAGFFGKLVKFFPPVVTGSVVSIIGISLLPVALNNMAGGQGAEDFASASNVALAFITLIIILIVYRFSTGFVRAISILIGLVVGTVLGAFMDKVDFTPVADANVFHMVQPFYFGMPTFDVTAIITMTLVAMVSLVESSGVYFALSDICNKKLDSKDLARGYRSEGLASVIGGIFNAFPYTTFSQNVGLTRMSGVKDRKVIYITGGLLVALGFLPKIAALTTIIPTSVLGAAMLAMFGMVITQGMGMLVPVMNESAENAMIAAIAVSLGVGVSVVPGIFDALPEKVSILTSNGIVCGSVTAIILNILFNMIGPKHKQDPMHGEV, from the coding sequence ATGAATACCTTTAAATCAACTGCGCTAGCGATTCAACATTTACTTGCGATGTATGCTGGAGCCATTTTAGTGCCACTGATTATTGGTGGAGCAATTGGCTTTGATTCAACACAAATGACGTATTTAGTAGCAATTGATATTATGATGTGCGGGATTGCAACACTTTTACAGGTATATTCAGGTAAATTCATCGGGATTGGCTTACCTGTAGTACTTGGCTGTACATTCACAGCAGTAAGTCCAATTATTGCGATCGGCACCAATCCAGAGCAAGGTATTACAGATATTTATGGTTCTATTATTGCCTCTGGTGTAATTGTAATGATTATTGCGGGCTTCTTCGGCAAGCTTGTGAAATTCTTCCCTCCAGTAGTAACTGGATCCGTTGTTTCGATTATCGGTATTTCCTTATTACCAGTAGCTTTAAACAATATGGCAGGTGGACAAGGTGCTGAGGATTTTGCTTCTGCTTCTAATGTGGCATTAGCGTTTATTACATTAATCATTATTTTAATCGTGTATCGTTTTTCTACAGGTTTTGTTCGTGCGATTTCTATTCTGATTGGATTAGTAGTAGGTACCGTTTTAGGTGCATTCATGGACAAAGTGGATTTCACGCCAGTAGCGGATGCTAATGTATTTCACATGGTACAACCTTTCTACTTTGGCATGCCAACATTTGATGTAACGGCAATTATCACCATGACACTTGTAGCAATGGTATCTTTAGTAGAGTCATCTGGTGTCTATTTTGCACTAAGTGATATTTGTAATAAAAAATTAGATTCAAAGGATTTAGCTCGCGGCTATCGTTCAGAAGGTCTAGCTTCAGTAATCGGTGGTATTTTCAATGCCTTTCCTTACACAACATTCTCACAAAACGTGGGACTTACGCGTATGTCAGGCGTTAAGGACCGTAAAGTCATTTACATCACTGGTGGATTATTAGTAGCACTTGGCTTCCTACCGAAAATCGCAGCGTTAACAACGATTATTCCAACATCCGTACTAGGTGCAGCGATGCTTGCGATGTTCGGAATGGTGATTACACAAGGTATGGGGATGCTTGTACCAGTTATGAATGAGTCAGCTGAGAATGCGATGATTGCTGCGATTGCAGTAAGTTTAGGGGTCGGTGTATCAGTCGTTCCTGGCATTTTTGATGCACTACCAGAAAAAGTGTCTATTTTAACATCCAACGGTATCGTCTGTGGTTCTGTCACAGCGATTATCCTTAATATTTTATTCAATATGATTGGGCCTAAGCATAAGCAAGACCCGATGCATGGTGAAGTATAA